From a single Planococcus shenhongbingii genomic region:
- a CDS encoding recombinase family protein, whose translation MIIGYARVSTIDQSLNLQLDALQEFGCEEIFQEKLSGAKDDRPELLQAIKMSRAGDKFVVYKLDRLARSTKRLIEIAEILREKGVEFVSIQDNIDTGTAAGKTMFGMLSVLAEFERDIIRERTMAGLKAARARGRKGGRPKVNQQKLNQAMALYHSQRMSVKEIQEATGISAATLYRSLKIEKSN comes from the coding sequence ATGATTATTGGATATGCTCGAGTCAGTACAATTGATCAATCGTTGAATTTGCAATTGGATGCCTTACAAGAATTTGGTTGCGAAGAGATTTTTCAGGAGAAACTATCTGGGGCGAAAGATGACCGTCCGGAGTTGTTACAAGCAATTAAGATGTCACGTGCAGGTGATAAGTTTGTAGTCTATAAATTAGACCGTTTGGCGCGATCGACAAAGCGGTTGATTGAGATTGCTGAAATTCTTCGAGAAAAAGGAGTAGAGTTTGTTAGCATCCAAGATAATATTGATACAGGAACAGCTGCAGGGAAAACGATGTTTGGAATGTTATCGGTATTAGCTGAATTTGAACGAGATATTATACGAGAACGCACAATGGCTGGATTAAAGGCAGCTCGTGCGAGAGGCAGAAAAGGAGGGCGGCCGAAGGTAAATCAACAGAAGTTGAACCAGGCAATGGCTCTTTATCATTCGCAACGAATGAGTGTTAAGGAGATACAGGAAGCTACAGGAATTTCCGCAGCTACTCTTTATAGAAGTCTTAAAATTGAGAAAAGTAACTAG
- a CDS encoding DUF4652 domain-containing protein: protein MYKISYQKENHNLTLEISELKYVLESSSEPELSPNKDYVAIITPFEWECQGEIRLINLKTGSSKRTELNLNANLTPKHVIWKNANTLFVLIGSNWGTVDIGGHLYSYNIDYNELTLLKKFDDTIQIQEIQKENDNLLILRGIKYIDDNFNESEPYSTHYTL, encoded by the coding sequence TTGTATAAAATATCTTATCAAAAAGAAAACCACAATTTAACACTTGAAATTAGCGAGTTGAAATACGTATTAGAATCTTCCTCGGAACCCGAATTATCACCTAACAAGGATTATGTGGCAATAATTACTCCATTTGAATGGGAATGCCAAGGAGAAATAAGATTGATTAATTTGAAGACTGGTTCAAGTAAAAGAACGGAATTGAACTTAAATGCAAATTTAACACCTAAACACGTTATTTGGAAAAACGCTAATACACTCTTTGTTCTTATCGGATCTAATTGGGGAACAGTTGACATTGGTGGACATTTATACTCTTACAACATTGATTATAATGAACTTACGCTCTTAAAGAAATTTGATGATACTATTCAAATACAAGAAATACAGAAAGAAAATGACAACTTGCTTATTTTACGTGGCATAAAATATATCGATGATAATTTTAATGAAAGCGAACCGTACTCCACTCACTACACATTATAA